The sequence CAGAAAGCAGGAGTGAGCAGCTCCCGGGCACAGGGAAAGGGACagaaagcggcggggggtggaGAAGGGCCCACCTTTCCCTCCTGGGCCCGCAGCTCCGACACCTCCGTCTGCATGTAGAACTTGACCCGGTTGCTCTCAAACATCTGCCATGTAGATTGATGGGTAGGCAGGGGTGAGAGCCAGGCGGGGGCAGGGCAGGTGCCCGGGGCGGTGGGTTCTGAGTGGGGTCTCACCTTCATGAGGGCACGACCAACGCGCTCCCCCAGAAACCTCCTGAAGGGCGTCTCCTCCAGCTCCACCACGGACACTGAGTGGGCCTTCTCAGTTAGGTAGGCGGCCACCTCCATCCCTGGGGCCAGGCGGGGAGGGCTCGCACCCTGCACTTCCCAGGGCCATTgctgccccaggcccagcccgCACCCCCAGCTGCTCACCCAGGAAGCCGGCTCCCACGACCACAGCGTTGCGGCCCCGGGCCAACCTCACCACGCGGTTGGCGTCCTCGGGCGTCCGGATGGTGAACACATTCTCCACGTCTTTGCCTTTGCAGCTCAGGGTCTTAGGGCTGAGACACGGCAAGAGTCGGGGCGGGGCTCCCGGCACCCCGAGCCCTCCGCATACCGGCAGGGGCGTGGGGACCCCTCCCACCTGCTCCCGGGTGCCAGCAGCAGCTTGCTGTACTCCAGCTTGAAGCCATCCTTGAACACGGCCTTCTTGTTCCTCACGTCCACCGTGACCACCTGTGACCCCGCCGGGCAGAGCGAGGCCTCCGGGTCCCGCCCCACGCCCAGCGCCCACGAGGCCCTCTGCGAGGCTCTGCCACCTGGATGaaccttcctccctttcctggcAACCTCTCCTGACCCTTTAAGTTTCAGGCACCACCTCCCCCTCAAAGCCCTCCTAATGCTCCCAAGTCCCAGCCCTGAGCAGACGGTCCGTGGCCCCACACACTGGGGCCCATGACCCCCTAGGCCTGGTGCCTGGGCAGCAGGGCCAGGAGGGCAGAGCACACTCATACTTCCTGGGGCCTCACGCCCTTCACGGTGCCCATGAAGCCTTCCCCAGGCCTGTTCCCCAGCATTGTCCATACCTGGGCCTCAGTGAGCACCTCGATGCCTTGGGCTCGGAAGAACTCCTTGGGCCTCAGGGCCAGCTGCTCCAGCTGTGCATCCAGAGACTGCAGGAGACGCCGGCTTGAGACAGGACCCTGCACCCCCAGGCTCCCACCCCTCTGCAGGCCCGGCCCCACCTGGCCAGTGACCAGGTGGCCACTGACCCATTTTATAACCGAGGACCAGGGCCTCGGGGTCTTGGGGGCTGGCAGCCTCGGTCACACAGGAGCTACAGGACAGAGCTCGACAAACCAGATCTTTCAGGGGCACTGCAGATGGGCCTGGCATGAACAGAGAGGGCAGCTGGCCAGACCCCCAAGGGGCGGCAAGCAAGGGTCCCAGTGGACCTAACTGTGCCCAGTGGGACATGGCTCTGGCCCTGCCTGGCCCCGCTCACGCTCACCCACCTTGCTAAGCTTGGGCCGGTCGTAGGGGAGGTGCCGGTCCAGAGTGCACAGGACGATCCTGTCTGAGAAGCCCTCCTGCCGCAGCGTCTCTGCACACACCAGGCCAGCTGCGCCTGAGCGGAGGGGACAGTGGGTCAGGagcctcctctcccccaccccaccctgcccctcacAACCCACCACCAACCTGCGCCCACGATGAGCACGTTGGTGCTGCTGCTGTGGCCAGCGCTTGGAGAGATGCACGTGGCCATCACCTTGGTCCTTCGCTGTAgctgcagggcctgggggtgGCCAGCGAGTTGGGGGCAGCTGGAAGCTGGGGTCATTGCCAGGCTCCCTGTGCCCATCCCAGCAGGCCAGGTCCTGCTGCTCCAGTGCCACCTCATCCCCACCACACAGCCCTTCACTCTGCTCCCCAGCCACACCCGCTAGGCTCCCTCCCACCACAGGGCCCATGAACATGCTGTTTTCTGGGCCCAGAAGCCCTTCTCACCTCTCTCTTTTGCCTGAGCCCCAAGCTCCCCCCTCACCTGCTTGCTGGCCCGGACGTACACCTTCTCCTTCTCAATCTTCACCTGCAAGGGCTGTGTTGCTCAGGGCTGGGCTTTGGGGTGCTCCAGCCCCTGCACCCCCAGGCTCCCACCCCATTGCATGCCTGGCCCCACCTGGAACTTGTGCAGACTGTCCaggccagggaagtcctccaggtCTCCGGTGCTGATGTTGAAGCAGGCGCCATGCCAGGGGCAGCGCACCCGTCCACGGGACAGCACTCCTGGGAGGGGGCAGTGCTGGGCTGGGCCACCAGCAAGAGCTCCTCTCCAAGGACCCCTGTATCCAGCACCACTGGCCCTTCCCCACAGCCCAGGACACCCCACTAATAGACGGGGTCCTGGGGCCTAGTGGAGCGGGGGCTGAGCCTCCCTTGTGATGGGGGAGCCGCCCAGCCCCTGTCGGGGAGGTCCCGCCCTGCCCCCGTGGGCACCAACAGCTCACCTTTCACCAGGGGCGCACCATAGTGCGGACATTTGTGGCCCAGGGCATGGAACTCCCCGTTGTCTTTCACCAGCAACAccttcccccagcccagctccactTCCCGcatcctgggaggggagggcctgCCCTCAGAGGTCAGAGGTCGGAGAGCAGCCCCAGACCAGCAGGAGCCACAGAGGTGGTGGCCCCGATGGAGCCAGTCATGGGTGCCTTCCAGGCCTCCCAGCTGTCTTCCCACCTcagcctcccaccccctcccaggcccagcaCCCACTGGCCGTTCTCCAGGTCTTTGATGTGGCAGACAGCAGCCTCCAGGCAGTCCTGGGCAccagggtaggggtggggggcaggcaggcGTTCCTCTGCATGGAAATGGCGGGCTGTGCCGTTGCCCTGGTAGGCCCGGGGGCTGCCCTTCCCGCCAGCGGACAGCTCCTCCTTGCCCCGGTCCTTCTCGGGCAGCACCACCTCGATCTTGAGCTCCActgtgggtgggcaggggggatGGCGGTGAGCCCCCAGCCCGGCCCACCCCATGAGTTCTGAGTGCGGGTTCTCCCCGGGCCTCCAGAAAGCCATCTGCACCACCAGCAAAAGGCAGAGCCAgggtgcgggggggtggggggtgagaggGGCCCTGGGCGAGCTTAAATTGATTTCTGCGTGTTCTCTTTTCCCCTAACAGAATTAGTGAGGGGGCACAACAAAGCTTATTCAACCCTGAAGCGACCCTTTCTCCAGGAATCCATGTGGAGGTGAGAACTCAGTGCTGGAGCCTTGCTGACCTTGAGGGAGTGGCCCCCATAGAGGACTGCGTCATCCCTGAGGACTCAGGGGCACGTTTGGGGCCTGAGAAACAGTGTGTCCAAAGCTGGACGCAGCCCAGTGCATGGCCTGTGAATCTGGGTAACGGGGGAATCGAGGGTTCCAGagatttgaaattttttcaaaattaaaaaaaaaaagtgtatgcaTCATAATTGCAACTTTAGATAGCTGCTCTCGCCAGTTTGAGAATCCTTCATTATTTGCCAGGCGCTGGGTGCAGGGGCCTTGGGGGTGAACCCCAACTGGGTGGTGCATGCAGAGGGCACAGCGCCGCCCTCACCAGTGGGGCCTCCTCTGGGGGGAGTTAGTGAgattatcattttcttctttatacttctcCGCATTTTCCAAATTCCCTACCATGTGCCTGGGGTATTTTTCTAATTAGAAGGGAACAATAAACGGAATTTTTAGCAGTGATAATCCGGCCTCCTGGGCTGCTGCTGCAAGGAGCGTGGAAGCTGAGCCGGGGGCACAGCGTGGGCCAGGGCCGAGGCCTGGGCAGGAGGCCCCCTCCCAACTCCCGAGGCCCCTGAgcctccaggcccctcccccacAGACCTGACCCTCCAGAAACAAAGAACCCAGCTCACAGCTCCGGGCCTTAGCCCCTGCACTTCCCTTGGCCTGGGCTGCTGTCCTGCCCTTCCCGGCTTGGGCTGGGCTCACGCCTGCTcatcctctcccccagcctggTCTGGCCCCTCATCCTTCCTGTCctagcccccctccccccaccgccgCCTCCCCTAAGGCTCAGGCACGCAAGAGACAGGGCTGAAGGTGGCTCCCTGATTCCAGCTGGGCAGGAAGGGCCCAGGAACACATCACGCTGAGGCTGTTGTGTCAGGTGGGGGGTTATGGGTggggtgggttttttccttcattttccacGCTTTATGTAATGGTGTTAGAATGTTTTCAGAAGAATTAGAGAGACAGCTCACAGGAGCAGCCTGGCAGGGGCCCAGAGGACAGCCAAGCCAGGCTGTTTTCATCCTCTACCTCCTTCCAGAAGGCCCTGAGGTGCTCGCTGGTGTAGTCTAACGGGGGAAGACGTCAGGTCAGGAGCCTCAGGAGCTGTGGTGGATCCCTTAGACCCTTTCGGCAGACGCCTTcattataaaatggaaagaacagtACCTACCTCTTCTGGGACAGTGGAtactgaaggaaataataaatgtaactcagagtagatgctcaataggTGAAGTTGGGTAGCTGTGTTTTATTGGTTAGCTCCGAGCCTCCTGGCTGCCGTGACAAAGAGGGAAAGCCTTTAGGTAGCACCAGTGGCCTAATAAAAGGCAGGTGACAAGATGCCAAGAGACCTGCACTACCTCCTAGTTCTGAGTTTACAAAGGACTGGCCTGGAACACTTCCTGAGGAACATGGGGCCCCTGAAGCACAGGGCACACAGAGGGGGCTCAGGAAGACTGTTCTAACATGCTCTGAGCCACAGGAGCCAGTGAGGTGGAAAGTGAGGAATTTGCAGAAGCCTCTTCTGCTCGCTCTGGTCTCCCTGTGGCCCCTCCTGACCCTCACTGAACTGTCATGGCCAGAACGCTCTCACTCCCACACCCTGATATTCCCcaagcctcaccccagacctgccACCATGGGCACCGGGGGCCCAAGCTCCTGTCCTCCTGCCACAGCCCACAGGAAGCCCAGCCCCCCAGAGAGGGGCTAACACCCTGTAAGCGCCTCCTACGTGCCAGGCCCATGCCAAGCACACTAGCCTGCACAGGGACACAACTATTAGTCCCATTTCACATATGAGtacacagaggctcagagaggtgaagtcacctGCCCAAGGCCAAATAGCCAGGAACAGGCAGGGCTGGATTTGGGCTCAAGAGCCCAAATTCTTAGCACTGTCCCTGGTGTGGTAGGAGTGACCAGCCCTATACCAGGGGTCCTGGGGCCGGGGGTCCTGGGGCTTGGGGTCTGAGGCAGACCAGCCCTTTGTGGTCCTTTAAAGGAACCTACAGGTGGCATCTTCTGCCAGGGCCTCCTGTCAGCTCTGCAGTCCTACAGGAGCCTGATATGGGGCAGCCAGCATCCTCCTGTCTGCTTCTGATGGAAGAGAGTTGGGGTCAAGACAAGGGACATCATTTGCCTGAGGGCTGGGTGTCCACAGCATGGGAGTCATGGGGCAGGCGCAGGTGGGTCCCTCTGCCTGGCAGGGCATCGCAGGTCTCCTCTTGCCTGCAAGttctccctcagacccaggaaaaggagaaaaggctcATGGGCTCCAAGGTAATGGAGCTGATGGGTATCAGGTAAGGGGAGCTGGGGCGAGCTGGCCGGCGATCCCTGGGTGCACTACAGAGGCCTCTctcagccttggtttcttcatctgggtCAGGCCTGCACACCCCTGCCTTCCGGGTGTtgtgaggagggaagagggaaagtgGGGACTGGAGGGAGAGCCAGCACACAAGGGTCTCCGTGGAGAGCAGACCTAGGCATCCCCCAGCACCCTGcccgccccccagccctgggctgggactGCTTGGGCCAGCCAGGGTGGGGATTTCCTCTACAAATGGGGAAGTGTGTCCAGAGAGGCCCAGGAGgcggcccaaggtcacatggggtCAGAAGAGGTGAAAAGGGCTAGGACATGTCCACTCCATCTCATAGCAATTTTGAGAGGTCAGGCTTATTTTttagggggaggaggtgaggctcagaggggtatCTTGCATGCCCTTGGTCATGCAGTTGCTGAGGATGTCCCCGGAGCCCCCTTCCCCAGCGCTGAGGGAGATGCTCCTCTCTCCGACCCAGCAGCAGGAggaaccctcccctcccctttccgaGAAAGATTCCAGTTATTCCCACCACCAGCACCCTAAGCCCCAAATAAAGAGGGCTCCAGCCCCCCCACTCCTGCCCACAGCGTTAACATTCGGCTGCAGCCCAGCCTGACCTACTtcggaggcagggggaggggcaggaggaaggtggcaggaagagggagggagggagcgagcgacagagggagggggaagggagagggtgagAAGAGAGGAGGTACCTGGCTTGGGCTTGGAGAAGCAGCCACCCATGGTGAGTGGCCCGCAgatgggtggggggcaggcacaCAGGCGGCTGGCTGTGGAAGGCCTAGGGTGCCCCCTGAGGGGCTGGACCCCCCGAGGCCCTTAGAGATGCTGGAGCTGCCATCCCAGCTGGAGCTGCCTGCAGGGAGACAGGAGCATCTATGGGGACCAGGGCTTTGATGAGGGCTGTGggtagagacacagagagacacgaGTGGGGGCGCTTCTCAAAGAGGCTGCGTTGGAGCTGGGAACCCTCATGCGTAGGGGAGCCGGGTCCCAGAGGAATGGCACCTGGCACCATGGACGGCACCTCCCTTCCAGGCCCCCAGGCTCAGCACCCTCACTCTCCTCCCCCTTTGCCTGGGCCCCTCTGCCCCAACCTTAGCCACATTTCAGCCCCAGGAAATCCTCCCCGATTTCTGCTGCCCCCTCAAAATCCTGCAGCCTGGAGCCCTGGGACCCTCCATTCTCCAGGGAGGCCACCATGCCTGGGGTCAGACCCAGGTCACCTTGGCAGACCAGAGCCTTCCTGGTACTCGGGGTTTCTCCCTCCTCAATGGGGCAACATTTAGTTCTCccccctgctcccaccctggTGGGCAGCCCTGGATACCCACCTCTCCAAGGGCAGCCACTGCTTCTTGCTCCCAGCCCAACAGTGGACCGAGGCTGCccggccctggaaggcagggcAAGGGGGCAGGGGTCCAGGAGGCGGCCcagcctccacccctccccccagtgtGAGCTGTGGCCAggaggggatgggggcggggctgggccaGTCCATTGGTCCCCAGGGAAACCCAGCTCCATGTGAACAGAAGTGGGCGGCCAGCCTGGGCCTGGTGGGGTTGGAGGAAAGTGAGGCCAGGCACACAGCTCcggctcccaccccctcccctgctcttCCCCAAAGCCCCTGATGTTGAGGTCATACCCAACagtagatggagaaactgaggggcCAAGGGATTGCCAAGATCAAGCAGCAGGTAGGGGCAACCAGGTGGtgtcccacctccctcccaccttagTTACTTCCAAGACGGACAGGGACCCAGAAGCCCCTGTATCACCCTGCAAGccatggggctgggggaggggtcacCCCATCAACAAAGAGGTCCCTGCAGACAAGGAGCCCTCAAGGCCACAGCGTGAGCCTTCCTTAACATGCAGCTTACAGACTGGACTTTGGAAGGCCCAGGACAAAGGTGTAGCTGCCTTGTTTACACTGACCTCCCCACAGTCCACCCCACTGTTATCCCTGCGGCTTCCCCCAGAAGTTTTTCCTGGAGTTTAAGTGGATGAGGCCCACTCGGTTTTGCCCAGATCCCAGCAAGGGCCCTGGGTGGGTGCTTAAGAGCAAGGGGGCTGAGAACCAGATGAAAAGGTTGGGGAGGGACTGTCTACTGCCCAGCACCTGGTCTCGCTTGCCCTAGAGGGCCATCACAGGTGAGGAGGCAGTGGCACCTGAAGGCCACCTGGGTATACCCATGCTCTTTCCCCCACTCATTGCCAAGGCAGGTCCATAAAACTGGGCCACCACCAGCCCACCTGCCCCCTACCTGGGCACAAGACCCCTCCACAGATCCTGGCTTTCCCTCTggctcagccctgcccacccccttccTGCCTGGCCTCAGGCCTCACCTACTGGGCCACAGATCCCAGAAAAGGTGGGACCTCAACTTGCCACCAGGTGCCTGTCGAGGCTGttccctcccttcccaggtgcccAGGTGTTCAGACCTTCCAGGGACTTGGGCGTGGAAAGAGATTTGCTGGGCACGGAAACTTCTCCaggtctactgtgtgccaggctggcGTGTAGCCCTCCTACCTCCTGCAGGCCCAGATGCCCCAACCCAAGGCAAAGGTCCTCGCCAGGGGCATGGCGAGAGGGCACCCCAAGTTTTGGCAGAGTGCTGCCCCTTGTCCACAAACTGCCTAATGCAAAAAGTTCTAACAGTCCCCGAGTGCTGACCACCTACAGGAGCCTGCATCCTGTCCCCCGGGACCAGCCCTAGGGCCCCTTCTGGTGCAGGCTCCCCACTCCTCCGGGTCCCACGCTTCACCAGGGATCCCGTGGGCCCTTCCCACACCCACCCGAGGGGCTCCTGCTCAGCTCGGCCCCCAGTGGCTTCCAGTTTCCTGGGACAGCATCTGAGCTCCACAGCCGGCCCTCAagttcggggtgggggggggctgtgGCCCGCACCTCCTCCCCCACGGGGCTAGAGGCAAACCTCCTGCTTTGCATGTGCAGCCCGTCTCCCTGGGAAGTCCTTCCAGCTGCCTTCCCGCTCCCTCGGGCCGGGTCCCCCCACCGGACCGGCAGCCCAGGAAGGGGATCCGCACACAGCGGGGCCCCGAGGCGGCGAGCGGGCGGCACGTCAGGAGAGCGAGGGCGCTCTGCCtggcctgccccctccccggtGAGGTCCCCAATCCCCGACGAGTCGGCCCGGACCCGCGGGCTCACCTGCGCTCGGCGCGGACCTCCGCTCTGGAGCCGCCAGGGCtgcggcggggcgggcggggcgggcggggcggggctggcgcTGCGGCGACAATGCGGCCGGAGCCCGAGGCCCCAGCACCGCCCGGCGGCCGCGCAGGTAGGAGCGGCCCGGGTCGGGATGCGAGGCTGTGGGAGGCAGCGGGGCCCTCTGGCCCTGGACGCCGGGCGGAATCTGGGTCCCCAGCATCCTCGAGACCCCCGCGGGGCGCCAGGCTGGGCCGCGCGCCGGGTCtcagtgtttttcttcttctttctttcctaagtCTTGGAACCAGGGGTAGGCGGGCAGCGAGCGTGGGGGCAGGTGAATCACCCGCAGAAACCTCCCAAACCGCGCCTGACTGCCTGACACCTTGATTGCTTTGAGGGTTCAGCTCCGTCCTTCCGTCCACTCTCCCCACATCAAAACgttctactttatattttatgacattttctGTTTCCCACATGTCATTATACCGGGAGAACTTCCTGGGTCGCCATAAATCATGGCCCACCCTGGTGGGTGTTGTGTCCCCTCCTCCACGAAGCCCTCCCTGAGCCGCCTCCCCAGACTGGATCTGGCCCTGCTGTTCCAGCTCCCGGCCCCTCCCAGGATTTTACCGTGTTGACTCTCCAGACTCTGCCTTGTGGTCAGGCAGGGCTTGTCCCTCCAGCAGACTGGGACTCATGACTGTGTGGGAAATGAATGAAGGGCACATTCCCGGGAAGTGGTGTCTCATCTGTCACTAAAAACATGGGGCCATTGGGCCCGACATCAGCCACTAACTGTTGTATCCTTCAGTGGCTGGTGTCATGCCCTCTTTTTTGCCATCTCCCCCCTTTCTGGGCCTCGCTCCCTTCTGGTTAGGATGCCAGGCTGACCGGCCTCTGAGGCAGTCCCTCTTTATGCCCCAGGCTGCCCAGGGGGGCAAGCACAtctcccctcattttacagatggggaagctcgGGGAGGCTGCGTGgcgcccaggggaaggagcagggccTGAATGGGTCACACTCATCCACCCCTCAGTCCACCCCTCGGGGTGTCCAACTGCCACAGGAGGCGCCCCGTCACTGGGCAGAAGGTGTTGCTTGGCCTTGTGCCCTTGGCCTCCAGTCAGCCTGCCCCTACTCCACACTCTGCTGACCTTgcagccctgcccctcaccccacagCCCCCAGCCAGGAAGACACTGTGCCCTGTAAAGAAACATGGCTGTAGCTTTATGTGCATTTATTCCTTTGCTCTTCACAACAGCCTGAGGTGGAAGGTCCTCtgtgtcatctccattttacagatgtggaagctgaggttcagagaggttagggaCTCCCCAAGGCCACGCTGCTGGTGAGTGGCAGAGACGTGGgtcctggctggctggctgtgctGGGCTTACAAAGCGGAGCTTGGGAGAGGGAGCGGGGAGGCCTGTCAGGCTCGGCCAAGGCTGCCACGTCTCCAGTGCAGATTTCGAGTCCTGATCTGTGACCTTTTTGAGTCAGTGAGCCCCTTCTGCCCCAGATTCCCCAAGAATCTGGGGGTAACTGCAGTGCCTCCAGCTGGAGATCCTCCAGGACACCAGGACAGGTTCAGAGGCAGCACAGGACACAGCAGGCGTGCAGGATGTGGGGTGGGGGCTGCTGAGCATGGGATGCCAGAGATGACATTGAGGGGACAGGTCAGTGTGGGGGGCTGTGAGGAGGCCAACAACCTGGGTAGATGCCCTGCATGGGGCGAGACCATTGTGGCCACCTCCACCCTGCGGATGGACTCGAGGCTCTGGCTGCCCCATGGTGGGGCAGAAATGACCAGATCCTCATGGAGCAAAAGCTGAAACAGaaggtaggtgggtgggtggccTCACCAAAGCCCCGGGCTCGAAGGTGGTGCATGTGGACACCGGGACCCGGGGAGACTTAGTATGCCTCCAAGTCTTGGGCAGCCTGAGGTCCTGATCTTGCCCCGAGGATGATTCTGGCAACGTGGTAGCGTTCATCCCAGTGGCCTTGACAATACACAGACCCAGCAGACACCCCAAAGGCCAAGGTGTGAGAAGCAGGTGAAGGGGTGATCCCTGGGCCCCCCAGCATGCAAGCCTGTCCCTGTCTTCCTCACACCCACCCCTGTTCCCCACTCCTCTCAGCCTAGGGTCTCCAAGCTCTGACGTGCAGGGCTGTCCTTTTTTAGGCCACAAAGTGAGAGAACGGCAACGTCTAACATTGGGATTGACTCTGGCGCCCCCTGGAGGCCTACCTGAGAGTCCACAGGGCCCACCTGAGCCTTGGGGTTCAGAGGGCAGAGAGTGGACTCTTCCCTGGGGACTTAGGTGGATTTCCAGATGGGGAGACCTCGATTTGATTAACTGGTCCCCAGGAAATTCTGGGGGGTCTGATATAGCACAGCCAGCATCCTAGCTGAGGCTGGCTGTGTTGAGGGGCAAGATATGGTGCAGGCAGGAATGGTGCCCTCAGCTACCCCGAGACTTATTCTTATGGAGGCAGACGCTGGGGgatccccaggctggggagccttgGCTAAGCCCATCCCCACCGCTCCACTCCCGGCCTCACCCCTGACTCCCTGGCTTGCTCTGGTT is a genomic window of Lagenorhynchus albirostris chromosome 14, mLagAlb1.1, whole genome shotgun sequence containing:
- the AIFM3 gene encoding apoptosis-inducing factor 3 isoform X1 translates to MGGCFSKPKPVELKIEVVLPEKDRGKEELSAGGKGSPRAYQGNGTARHFHAEERLPAPHPYPGAQDCLEAAVCHIKDLENGQMREVELGWGKVLLVKDNGEFHALGHKCPHYGAPLVKGVLSRGRVRCPWHGACFNISTGDLEDFPGLDSLHKFQVKIEKEKVYVRASKQALQLQRRTKVMATCISPSAGHSSSTNVLIVGAGAAGLVCAETLRQEGFSDRIVLCTLDRHLPYDRPKLSKSLDAQLEQLALRPKEFFRAQGIEVLTEAQVVTVDVRNKKAVFKDGFKLEYSKLLLAPGSSPKTLSCKGKDVENVFTIRTPEDANRVVRLARGRNAVVVGAGFLGMEVAAYLTEKAHSVSVVELEETPFRRFLGERVGRALMKMFESNRVKFYMQTEVSELRAQEGKLKEVVLKSSKVLRADVCVVGIGAVPATGFLRQSGIGLDSRGFIPVNKMMQTNVPGVFAAGDAVTFPLAWRNNRKVNIPHWQMAHAQGRVAAQNMLAQEAEISTVPYLWTAMFSKSLRYAGYGEGFDDVIIQGDLDELKFVAFYTKGDEVISVASMNYDPIVSKVAEVLASGRTIRKREVETGDMSWLTGKGS
- the AIFM3 gene encoding apoptosis-inducing factor 3 isoform X3 encodes the protein MGGCFSKPKPVELKIEVVLPEKDRGKEELSAGGKGSPRAYQGNGTARHFHAEERLPAPHPYPGAQDCLEAAVCHIKDLENGQMREVELGWGKVLLVKDNGEFHALGHKCPHYGAPLVKGVLSRGRVRCPWHGACFNISTGDLEDFPGLDSLHKFQVKIEKEKVYVRASKQALQLQRRTKVMATCISPSAGHSSSTNVLIVGAGAAGLVCAETLRQEGFSDRIVLCTLDRHLPYDRPKLSKSLDAQLEQLALRPKEFFRAQGIEVLTEAQVVTVDVRNKKAVFKDGFKLEYSKLLLAPGSSPKTLSCKGKDVENVFTIRTPEDANRVVRLARGRNAVVVGAGFLGMEVAAYLTEKAHSVSVVELEETPFRRFLGERVGRALMKMFESNRVKFYMQTEVSELRAQEGKLKEVVLKSSKVLRADVCVVGIGAVPATGFLRQSGIGLDSRGFIPVNKMMQTNVPGVFAAGDAVTFPLAWRNNRKVNIPHWQMAHAQGRVAAQNMLAQEAEISTVPYLWTAMFSKSLRYAGYGEGFDDVIIQGDLDELKFVAFYTKGDEVISVASMNYDPIVSKVAEVLASGRTIRKREVELFVLHSKTGDMSWLTGKGS
- the AIFM3 gene encoding apoptosis-inducing factor 3 isoform X2, with the translated sequence MGGCFSKPKPGTSSPTVELKIEVVLPEKDRGKEELSAGGKGSPRAYQGNGTARHFHAEERLPAPHPYPGAQDCLEAAVCHIKDLENGQMREVELGWGKVLLVKDNGEFHALGHKCPHYGAPLVKGVLSRGRVRCPWHGACFNISTGDLEDFPGLDSLHKFQVKIEKEKVYVRASKQALQLQRRTKVMATCISPSAGHSSSTNVLIVGAGAAGLVCAETLRQEGFSDRIVLCTLDRHLPYDRPKLSKSLDAQLEQLALRPKEFFRAQGIEVLTEAQVVTVDVRNKKAVFKDGFKLEYSKLLLAPGSSPKTLSCKGKDVENVFTIRTPEDANRVVRLARGRNAVVVGAGFLGMEVAAYLTEKAHSVSVVELEETPFRRFLGERVGRALMKMFESNRVKFYMQTEVSELRAQEGKLKEVVLKSSKVLRADVCVVGIGAVPATGFLRQSGIGLDSRGFIPVNKMMQTNVPGVFAAGDAVTFPLAWRNNRKVNIPHWQMAHAQGRVAAQNMLAQEAEISTVPYLWTAMFSKSLRYAGYGEGFDDVIIQGDLDELKFVAFYTKGDEVISVASMNYDPIVSKVAEVLASGRTIRKREVETGDMSWLTGKGS